In Desulforhopalus sp., the following proteins share a genomic window:
- a CDS encoding NAD(P)H-dependent oxidoreductase subunit E produces MMEIKQEETLQALYQKYVDNDDNIITVLQDIQNSFGYVPKEAVEWFSKKTYIPASKFYGVVTFYSQFHLKPRGKNIVTVCCGTVCHVKGASKVISKLREELKLKGDEQTTRDMLFTLEHVNCVGACSIAPVVIVNDKVFGKQTAEKMVKNLKPYKEERVEAKN; encoded by the coding sequence ATGATGGAAATAAAACAAGAAGAAACGCTTCAGGCTCTTTACCAGAAATACGTCGACAACGATGATAATATCATTACCGTTCTTCAGGACATACAGAACTCGTTCGGCTATGTTCCAAAAGAAGCAGTTGAGTGGTTTTCCAAGAAGACCTACATACCCGCCTCAAAATTTTACGGTGTGGTAACCTTTTACTCGCAATTTCATCTCAAGCCTCGTGGAAAAAATATTGTTACTGTGTGCTGCGGTACTGTCTGCCACGTAAAAGGTGCCTCTAAGGTAATATCCAAATTGCGGGAAGAGCTAAAACTGAAAGGAGACGAACAAACTACTCGTGACATGCTCTTCACCTTGGAACATGTCAACTGCGTCGGCGCTTGTAGCATTGCTCCTGTGGTAATCGTCAATGACAAGGTATTTGGCAAGCAAACTGCAGAAAAGATGGTGAAAAATCTTAAGCCATATAAAGAAGAGCGCGTCGAAGCAAAGAATTAA